Proteins from a single region of Procambarus clarkii isolate CNS0578487 chromosome 62, FALCON_Pclarkii_2.0, whole genome shotgun sequence:
- the LOC123766535 gene encoding lysosomal proton-coupled steroid conjugate and bile acid symporter SLC46A3 translates to MMSEHGGCEYGNLLEQRPPTKSLRAKLATFLASITVEPAMFLHGLGSSIESIFYTNLCVDKVCLNYYKYGKDVCGNLDSGSYESQQDAVQRMVSTFEVYKHWVEYMPAIFVVLFLGIYSDTRGRRLPILLPFCGSLIKALFLVANSYWWSWPLPMLIVSFFPYGISGGMIGSLAGAYSYVSDASVDKSRTTRLAITGAMSLVAMSLGKVSGTFIYSKGGYIAIFSTQAIFYAASILYIILRLKEHPSGCSPETMDSRKELKQRLLSITTVKRTLMVVFKRREAGGRGFIIGHIAAICSRVFTAGSLQMFFLYMRKRFDWNYYTYNMYSILTIPVLFIGNFILLPVLSYRFKVKDAMLGFIGGISSLFHNVMLGTAPYAWIVYLASAVSLCSFMSILSSRGALSKLVAKDELGSTFAVLALGETLIPLVSTPVYTLIYNNTLDIFPGAIFLLTSGFDIACCCIYVWMLTREVPLSGYTAIA, encoded by the exons ATGATGTCTGAACATGGTGGTTGCGAGTACGGCAACCTTCTGGAGCAGCGGCCTCCTACCAAGAGTCTCCGTGCTAAACTTGCCACCTTCCTGGCGTCCATTACTGTAGAGCCAGCCATGTTCCTTCATGGCTTGGGATCGAGTATAGAAAGCATTTTCTATACCAACCTCTGTGTTGATAAAGTATGCCTCAATTATTATAAATATGGCAAAGACGTGTGTGGCAACTTAGATTCTGGAAGCTATGAATCTCAACAAGATGCCGTTCAACGGATGGTATCGACGTTTGAGGTTTATAAGCATTGGGTGGAATATATGCCAGCAATATTTGTGGTACTCTTTCTTGGAATATATAGTGACACCCGTGGCCGGCGTCTGCCAATACTCCTCCCCTTCTGTGGCTCGCTCATCAAGGCTCTTTTCTTAGTTGCCAACTCCTACTGGTGGTCCTGGCCGTTGCCAATGCTAATAGTCTCATTCTTTCCCTATGGTATCTCGGGAGGTATGATTGGCAGTTTGGCGGGAGCTTACTCTTACGTGAGTGACGCATCTGTTGACAAGTCTCGCACAACCCGTTTGGCCATCACTGGAGCGATGAGCTTAGTAGCCATGTCCCTTGGAAAGGTTAGTGGGACATTCATCTACAGCAAAGGAGGGTACATTGCGATTTTTAGTACCCAAGCTATATTTTACGCCGCctctatactgtatattatattaaGACTGAAAGAGCATCCAAGTGGATGTAGCCCTGAGACCATGGATTCGAGAAAAGAGTTGAAGCAGCGCTTGTTGTCTATTACGACCGTCAAGAGGACGCTGATGGTCGTGTTCAAGCGTCGGGAAGCTGGTGGTCGAGGCTTCATCATTGGCCACATTGCCGCCATCTGCTCTAGAGTGTTTACCGCTG GCAGCCTTCAGATGTTCTTCCTGTACATGAGGAAGAGGTTCGACTGGAACTATTATACGTACAATATGTACTCCATCTTAACTATACCCGTTCTTTTTATTG ggaacttcatactgctgccTGTGTTGAGTTACCGCTTCAAAGTCAAAGATGCTATGCTAGGCTTCATCGGAGGAATATCGTCACTCTTTCACaatgtgatgttgggcacagcccccTACGCCTGGATTGTCTACCTGG CGTCGGCAGTATCACTGTGCTCCTTCATGTCTATCCTGTCGTCCCGGGGTGCACTGTCCAAGCTGGTGGCGAAGGATGAGCTCGGGTCAACATTCGCGGTGTTGGCGCTGGGAGAGACCCTCATTCCTCTGGTGTCAACACCAGTCTATACTCTCATCTATAATAACACGCTCGACATCTTTCCGGGGGCCATCTTCTTACTAACAAGCGGCTTCGATATTGCTTGCTGTTGCATCTACGT TTGGATGTTGACTAGAGAAGTTCCGCTGAGTGGCTACACGGCTATCGCCTGA
- the LOC123766536 gene encoding proton-coupled folate transporter, with protein MHEINENTPLVKGTHAGAPKTHRSRIVQTLADVTVEPALMLHSIAFTIDQVYLTNLRIDKICLISFKYSAEICRNLDAGNHTVEQDEVQRLASDYNVYYHWAEYLPALISLAILGAWGDTRGRRLPLILPFIGGLLTSLAFLANVYWWTLPAPFLILSKVPLGITGGMLGLDMNVCAYMSAISRNRSRTFRLSSTEWLKYGCYPLGTYLALLLYGYGGYLAVFLFQVLLYAAALVYLVVRLKEPSSKREENGQATTRSVCEVFSPSALKRTFTLIWKPRGSGGRTSLILHTVILLLAIFMLGVKNYYFLYTRKQFDWDYEQYADWTLLDYPVKAIGTLIVVPLLSYYCRAEDSMLIFIGSVSAMFFYVLFGTAPVPWVLYFASAVSFCSLIPAVAARSTISKGVLNNELGSIFAMLGVTQCVLLLVAPSLYTLTYNFTLDFFPGTLFLVMAGVAAVVGCISVWILTHHQPRQQ; from the exons ATGCATGAAATTAACGAGAACACTCCACTGGTCAAGGGCACGCATGCGGGAGCCCCAAAGACCCATAGATCTCGTATTGTCCAAACATTAGCCGACGTAACTGTGGAACCTGCTCTTATGCTGCATTCCATCGCTTTTACAATAGATCAGGTATACCTGACGAATCTTAGAATAGACAAAATATGTTTGATTAGTTTTAAGTACAGCGCAGAAATTTGCAGAAACCTAGACGCAGGGAATCATACGGTAGAACAAGACGAAGTGCAGCGTTTAGCCTCAGATTACAATGTGTACTATCACTGGGCCGAGTACTTGCCCGCCTTGATTAGTTTGGCCATATTGGGCGCCTGGGGCGACACTAggggtcgccggcttcctcttatcCTTCCTTTCATTGGCGGTCTACTCACGTCCCTTGCATTTTTGGCCAATGTTTACTGGTGGACTCTACCTGCTCCATTTCTCATCTTATCCAAGGTTCCTCTTGGGATCACAGGAGGAATGCTCGGCCTAGACATGAATGTTTGTGCCTACATGAGTGCCATTTCCAGAAACCGATCAAGAACTTTCAGGCTGTCATCCACAGAGTGGCTCAAATATGGTTGTTATCCATTGGGAACATATTTAGCGTTGCTTCTTTATGGCTATGGCGGGTACCTGGCAGTCTTCTTATTCCAAGTGCTGCTGTATGCTGCCGCCTTGGTGTATCTGGTGGTGCGTCTGAAGGAGCCGTCGTCCAAGAGGGAGGAAAACGGCCAAGCGACAACTCGCAGTGTTTGTGAGGTATTCTCACCCTCAGCGCTGAAGAGGACGTTTACTCTCATATGGAAGCCGAGGGGATCAGGCGGTCGAACCTCATTAATTCTTCACACAGTAATCCTTCTCTTGGCGATATTCATGTTAG GCGTCAAGAACTACTACTTCCTGTACACAAGGAAGCAGTTTGACTGGGACTACGAACAGTACGCGGACTGGACTCTTCTGGATTACCCGGTGAAGGCCATTG GAACGTTGATTGTGGTTCCTTTACTGAGCTACTACTGTCGAGCTGAGGACAGTATGTTAATCTTTATTGGCTCCGTCTCAGCCATGTTTTTCTACGTTCTGTTCGGTACTGCGCCCGTTCCTTGGGTACTCTACTTTG CTTCTGCAGTGTCTTTCTGTAGTTTAATACCAGCAGTGGCTGCGCGAAGCACGATCTCTAAGGGGGTGTTGAACAATGAGCTGGGCTCCATATTCGCCATGCTGGGGGTGACCCAGTGCGTCCTATTGCTGGTCGCTCCGTCGCTTTACACACTCACGTACAACTTCACACTTGATTTCTTCCCCGGGACGCTCTTTCTCGTAATGGCAGGAGTTGCGGCCGTCGTGGGCTGCATTAGCGT GTGGATCCTGACTCATCATCAGCCTAGACAGCAATAG